tatttaaaaaacgaaagatactttccaaaatcgAATTCCCTAAAAAGTAGGAttgactcggggattgcaaccTGTGTTGCAATCCCAGTGCATATGCAGAACCATGATATGAGATTACTTGAAGCTTCTCCGAGATCAGTATTTGAGGTCCTTTTTCCAGCTTCTAAGGATGAAATGGGATAAGGTGCTTTCACTTACTTTTGTATGAGAATGCCAACACATAAAACGTACAAACTTTTGTACTTATAGGAAGTTCCTGCTACTAGCAAGTAACAAAAACTTGCACAGTTTAAGCTTGCATCGTGATCGATATGTCATTTACTGAACCTCTAACATTCATGTTCATGAACACATGCTGATAATTAACTGGCTACTATCATTTACATAAACACCCATTGAAGATGCATGTATCAGACATTCAGACCTGTCTGGAGAACTTACATATAAATGCTAGTGTAGAACAATAGTTTCTATGACATAATTTTGCATCGATCGGTGCATTGCCACTAGTCATGGGTTAGTAAGTTGTCTGCTACTATTTTTGTTCTGCAGTTTATTTTCATTTCTGGCTTGAATAAGTAATTTACTTGAGTATTAATTACTAGTGAACCATGACTCATGATATGTACAGAAAGATCGAAAAGACGAAAAGAACGAAAGTCTTCTAAATAAAAACGAGCATGAAGGGAGCATTATATATACTCATGAACAAAACGTACTGCATGTCACTGCCTTTACAATATAAGCCTATATATAAATTAAGTGAGGACTTTGTTAATTACTACCCAAAACAGAGTTTTAAAATCACAATATTAAGCACATGCAAACGATTTTCTGAACAACAGAATCTATCAAATGCATCGAAGTATCGAACTATATTTGTTTTAGTGATTATCGGACAGTGTATATGTACAATTGCATAGGAAGTGACATGCAGCAGTTTTGTTCAGTTCTACTGCATACTTTGTTGGAGACAAACATCCTTAAACGCTGTAGTTGTCTTCCAATCAACTGCACTAGTCCTCTAATCAGATTTCTAAATCTATGGGATACAACTATGAATAAGAAAAGAGCAATCGCTAAAGAAGCGCCACTAATAACGAATAGACCGCGGATGTCGTAGAGGTCAATCGTATTGGGATCTTTGTTATTAATATCCTCATCAGACATGAGAGTTGTTTTTCTAAGAAACCAGGTCTTCTCCATCTCTATAAGCTTTTCTTCCTGTCTCAGACGTTCAATTTGCCTTGACACATCTTGAACCAATTTCGAACCTTTAGGGAAAACCTGGAATGCCAAAAATTGACTACAAATTAATAAGCTGACAAACAAGCTCTATAGATTCAGACTGTGAGTGCTTCAGATGCTCAACCAAACAAGCATGATTATAATCAAATATGCTAAAACTGTTTTGGATTTAGCTCAATTTGTGCACAGTAGATTAGTAGCAAACTAAAGACATGGATGGTCGGTGATTTGGAGACAAAGAAGGCTGGAGCCATAACAGTGTCTCCCATATTTTAGAAGCTGAATAATTTGTAGCATATCTAACGTACTAGAACATTATATGTTGGAACATATTGCATTCCCAATCTGGGATTACCCTCAACATGCCTTTATGTGGCGTCCAAATGAGCCGGATACATGAGTAAATGACACAAAACATGTTTTCCAGTGACCTGTGGAGGCCTGCTCTAATACCATAAGAAATTAGgtccaacagaaaaccaaatgGTAATAGATGGACAGGTTGTCTAGGACGTAATATGTTGCAACACAAGGCTTTACATTTTCAGATTCCTGAATCGTGATTAGTCTTACAAAAGCTCCCTTCATATTAGCAGATGCATCAACAAATGAATTAATGTGTTAAAGTGACTAGTAGAGGAGAGGTTACTCACAAAGGCAAAACCATTGGTGATAGACTTGGTTTTAATCATCGAGTAGTCAGCAGAATAGTTTGGGAGGAAGATGTTGATGTATAGAACCTCGTCAATAACCCCAGAAACACCATTATGCTTGCTTCCTTTTGATAAAGCAACAAAATACTCCTCACTTGAACGATATGGCTTAATCCCTTTGAAATTCAAGTTCACTATAACTCCTAAGGAACCCGATTGGTAACCTATATAGTTTCCCCTTGAGTTTAACTGTATCTGTTTGACTGTCATCATTGATGCTAGAGTTGCAGTGTAAGTCGACGTCAATATAAGCACTAAAAACACCCATATGATCACAACAAACTTTGCCAAATTATTTGACAACTTCTCCGCTGCAGAATGAACAAGAAAGTTTATGTGTCATGTTCTTTGCTAGCATCTATAGAACAAATTAatgtcagaaaacaagcataacgTAATTATTGAAGATTACTGAGCACCACGAGAGCAACTAAGAATCAACTTAATCAACTTGCAAACAAGATTTTAATATAAGAACATACAGCAATCACTTGGCACTTGACAGGAAGACTTGTATATAATTGGAATAACTCAGATACAGCACTTACTATAAGTGAACCCaagagaaaagaaggagaaCCAGAATACTGTTCCAATTTGTTCTGCTGCTGTGCCTCGGAAGTTTTCATTAGTAGGATGCTCAATTATCCAGACAACAAATCCagtaaggataaagaaagcagcAGTTGTTATCCAAAGATATTTTGAAAGTGGTTTAAAGAAAAACCACATGTTTTCCTTGGCATTTGGTACCAACATTCCCACACCTAAGTCAGTATATGGGATTGTAAAATCAACATACTGAGATCTGTTCTCTGTGATAGTAACATCTCCAACAACAGCATCGAATTTCTAGGGTATCGATCCACAGGTACGCCCAATATGCATGTGGCAGGAAAGATCTATAAATTAGAAATTTCTATACAACGAAGTAACTGAAAGAAGACATGCAGTAATGGATAGAGATGATCAAAAATCCTTGATTGGAAGAAAGCATCTAAATCTCAGTGTCAGCATATGTAATATACTACAGATATACTAAATATAGCAAAATAAATTAGCAAGCAATTAAAGAGATCATTTGTATTGGCCAAAAAAATAATGTCTCCTCCTGTTAAGTTTTGTCAATGGATTGTACCGCTTGATATATTTAGATTGCATGGGTATGCAATACATGCATATTAACACGTTAACAAATGAGCTAGTAATAGTAAGTTAAAGCATGTGTACCTTGAGATAAACCTGGTAAACAAGATCATTATAAGTCCCTGCAGAATTTCCATTGGCATCCTCAAATGGAATAAACTCGTATTGCACTTCATACGGCAAAGCTCCAATTGCAGCTTTAAATACATCTATAGAAAAGCCAGTGACATGAGTTGTGTTGATTTCAAGATCATGCTCGACACGAACAAGTTCCTTGAACCCGAATCTCACTGGAACACCAATTCTTAGCTGGAACACCAATTCTTAGTTTAATTGTTTCACTACTACTCAATTCCCTTTTGGATCCTCCAGGCCAGATGACTCTTTCAAGATCAATTGTAGAAGCTAAATTTCTCCTACTATGAATAAGCTGCTGATAGGGTGACCCTTTTCCGGATTTTACTTCTTCTTTGCAAGGCCAAAATCCAATCCTTTTGATCTCACCTTTTCCAATAACATTAACTATCTCAAATGGTTCTGATGGAATCAGTTTCCCATTCACTTATTGAATT
This portion of the Rosa chinensis cultivar Old Blush chromosome 1, RchiOBHm-V2, whole genome shotgun sequence genome encodes:
- the LOC112184938 gene encoding glutamate receptor 1.2; translated protein: MLVPNAKENMWFFFKPLSKYLWITTAAFFILTGFVVWIIEHPTNENFRGTAAEQIGTVFWFSFFSLGFTYTEKLSNNLAKFVVIIWVFLVLILTSTYTATLASMMTVKQIQLNSRGNYIGYQSGSLGVIVNLNFKGIKPYRSSEEYFVALSKGSKHNGVSGVIDEVLYINIFLPNYSADYSMIKTKSITNGFAFVFPKGSKLVQDVSRQIERLRQEEKLIEMEKTWFLRKTTLMSDEDINNKDPNTIDLYDIRGLFVISGASLAIALFLFIVVSHRFRNLIRGLVQLIGRQLQRLRMFVSNKVCSRTEQNCCMSLPMQLYIYTVR